AGCCGTCTCCGTCGCGACGGGCGAAGGTGGTCATGCTGGAGGGGTCGGATCCGGAGTTGGGCTCGGTGAGGCCGAAGCAGCCGATGACCTCTCCCCGCGCCATCCGCGGGAGCCACTCCTGCTTCTGCTCTTCGCTGCCGTGCTTGTGGATCGCGCTCATCGCGAGCGAGCCCTGCACGGAGACGAAGGTGCGCAGACCGGAGTCGCCCGCCTCGAGCTCCATCGCTGCGATCCCGTACTCGACGGCGCTGCGGCCGCCGCATCCGTATCCGTCGAGGTGCATGCCCAGCACGCCCAGCTCGGCGAGCTCCGGGACGAGCTCGGTCGGGAAGACGGCGCGGTCGTACCAGTCCGCGATGTGGGGGCGGATGCGCGTGTCGACGAAAGCGCGCACGCGGTCGCGCGTGGCCCGTTCGTCCTCGGTGAGGAGCTCGTCGAAGTCGAGCAGGTCGGGAACGGTCATGCGGCGGCCTCCTCGGCGACGACCGTGCGGATGGATGCGGTCAGGATGTCCAGGCCGGCCTCCAGGACAGCCTCTTCGATCACCAGGGGCGGGAGCAACCGGATGACGTTGCCGTGCGTGCCGCAGGTGAGGGCGATCACGCCCGCCGCATGGCATGCCGCAGCGACCCGCTGGGCGAGGTCGCTGCGAGGGGCGAGCGTTCCCGGATCCGCGAACTCGACGGCCATCATCGCACCGCGCCCGCGGACCTCGGCGACCACGGCGAGTTCGTCGACCAGGGGCTCGAGATGCCGACGGATCGAGCGCTCGATACCGGTCACCCCCGGCAGGAGCCCCGGATCGTCGAGCACCTCGAACACGGCGAGCGCAGCCGCGCACGCCAGCGGATTACCCGCGTAGGTGCCGCCGAGCCCGCCGGGATGGGCGGCGTCCATGATGTCCGCACGCCCCGTCACGGCGCTCAACGGCAGGCCACCTCCGAGCGCCTTCGCAGTGAGGGTGATGTCACCGGCGACGCCCTCGTGCGCGCTCGCGAACAGCATCCCGGTGCGGCCGAGTCCGGACTGGATCTCGTCGACGACGAGGACTATCCCGTAGGCGTCGGTGATCCGGCGGAGGCCGGGGAGGAACCCGGGAGCCGGAACGACGAAGCCGCCCTCGCCCTGGATCGGTTCGACGACCAGGGCGGCGAAGTGCTCCGGGCCGTGCTCCGCGATGAGCCGCTCGATCTCGGCGAGGGCCGCATCCGCCCCCTGCCCGCGCAGCGGATTCGCGTTGGGGGCGCGGACCACAGCCTCGGGGAAGGGCCCGAAGCCCGTCTTGTACGGGTGTTCCTTCGCGGTCATCGCCATCGTCAGGAGCGATCGACCGTGGTACGCCTCATCGATCACGAGCACGGCGGGACGACCGGTGTGGGCCCGCGCGATCTTGACGGCGTTCTCCACGGCTTCGGCGCCGGTGCTGAACAGCGCGGTGCGCTTGTCGAAGTCACCGGGGGTGTGCTCGTTCAGCCACTCCGCGACGCGGACGAAGCCCTCGTACTCGGTCACCATGAAGCACGTGTGCGTGAACCGGTCGAGTTGCGCGGCGACCTCGGCGCGCACGACCGGGTTCGCCGCCCCCACACTGGTCACCGCGATGCCGGATGCGAGGTCGATGAGGGTGTTCCCGTCGACGTCCTCGAGCGTCGAGGTGCCGGCTCGCTCGATGAAGACCGGGAGGGTGATGCCGAAGCCGGAGGCGACGGCGGCTTCGCGCTGGGCATGGAGCTCGCGTGACCGGGGTCCGGGGATCTCGGTGCGCAGGTGAGGAACAGTCGTCATGGGCTCGACGCTAGAAGCTCAGACGCCCGAGCGGACGAACACTTCGCCCAGTCTTGGCAGACTCACTGTGCATCCCGCACACTGGATGCATGGTCTCCCTCGGCGAACTGGTCAGCACGGCGGGCACCGCGCTGCGCCCGCTCGCGCCGTTCGACGCCGCGCGGACGATCACGGGCGTGCACGTGTCGGAGCTCGACGATCCCGGCCGCTACCTGGACGGCGGAGAGCTGCTGCTCACCACGGGCATCCCGCTGCGCAGCCGACCGATGGACGCCTATGTGGATCGACTCGATGCGCAGGACGTCGGTGCGATCGGGATCGGCCTCGGCGAGGGCTGGGACGATCCTCCGGCCGCGCTCGTCGACCGATGTCGGACGCTCGGCATCCCGGTGTTCGCCGTC
Above is a window of Microbacterium aurugineum DNA encoding:
- a CDS encoding aminotransferase class III-fold pyridoxal phosphate-dependent enzyme, which encodes MTTVPHLRTEIPGPRSRELHAQREAAVASGFGITLPVFIERAGTSTLEDVDGNTLIDLASGIAVTSVGAANPVVRAEVAAQLDRFTHTCFMVTEYEGFVRVAEWLNEHTPGDFDKRTALFSTGAEAVENAVKIARAHTGRPAVLVIDEAYHGRSLLTMAMTAKEHPYKTGFGPFPEAVVRAPNANPLRGQGADAALAEIERLIAEHGPEHFAALVVEPIQGEGGFVVPAPGFLPGLRRITDAYGIVLVVDEIQSGLGRTGMLFASAHEGVAGDITLTAKALGGGLPLSAVTGRADIMDAAHPGGLGGTYAGNPLACAAALAVFEVLDDPGLLPGVTGIERSIRRHLEPLVDELAVVAEVRGRGAMMAVEFADPGTLAPRSDLAQRVAAACHAAGVIALTCGTHGNVIRLLPPLVIEEAVLEAGLDILTASIRTVVAEEAAA